A stretch of Gorilla gorilla gorilla isolate KB3781 chromosome 9, NHGRI_mGorGor1-v2.1_pri, whole genome shotgun sequence DNA encodes these proteins:
- the HYOU1 gene encoding hypoxia up-regulated protein 1 isoform X3: MAVKVRRQRPRRRVCWALVAVLLADLLALSDTLAVMSVDLGSESMKVAIVKPGVPMEIVLNKESRRKTPVIVTLKENERFFGDSAASMAIKNPKATLRYFQHLLGKQADNPHVALYQARFPEHELTFDPQRQTVHFQISSQLQFSPEEVLGMVLNYSRSLAEDFAEQPIKDAVITVPVFFNQAERRAVLQAARMAGLKVLQLINDNTATALSYGVFRRKDINTTAQNIMFYDMGSGSTVCTIVTYQMVKTKEAGMQPQLQIRGVGFDRTLGGLEMELRLRERLAGLFNEQRKGQRAKDVRENPRAMAKLLREANRLKTVLSANADHMAQIEGLMDDVDFKAKVTRVEFEELCADLFERVPGPVQQALQSAEMSLDEIEQVILVGGATRVPKVQEVLLKAVGKEELGKNINADEAAAMGAVYQAAALSKAFKVKPFVVRDAVVYPILVEFTREVEEEPGIHSLKHNKRVLFSRMGPYPQRKVITFNRYSHDFNFHINYGDLGFLGPEDLRVFGSQNLTTVKLKGVGDSFKKYPDYESKGIKAHFNLDESGVLSLDRVESVFETLVEDSPEEESTLTKLGNTISSLFGGGTTPDAKENGTDTVQEEEESPAEGNKDEPGEQVELKEEAEAPVEDGSQPPPPEPKGDATPEGEKATEKENGDKSEAQKPSEKAEAGPEGVAPAPEGEKKQKPARKRRMVEEIGVELVVLDLPDLPEDKLAQSVQKLQDLTLRDLEKQEREKAANSLEAFIFETQDKLYQPEYQEVSTEEQREEISGKLSAASTWLEDEGVGATTVMLKEKLAELRKLCQGLFFRVEERKKWPERLSALDNLLNHSSMFLKGARLIPEMDQIFTEVEMTTLEKVINETWAWKNATLAEQAKLPATEKPVLLSKDIEAKMMALDREVQYLLNKAKFTKPRPRPKDKNGTRAEPPLNASASDQGEKVIPPAGQTEDAEPISEPEKVETAGSEPGDTEPLELGGPEAEPEQKEQSTGQKQPLKNDEL; encoded by the exons ATGGCAGTCAAAGTTAGGAGGCAGAGGCCGAGGAGGCGAGTCTGTTGGGCCTTGGTGGCTGTGCTCTTGGCAGACCTGTTGGCACTGAGTG ATACACTGGCAGTGATGTCTGTGGACCTGGGCAGTGAGTCCATGAAGGTGGCCATCGTCAAACCTGGAGTGCCCATGGAAATTGTCTTGAATAA GGAATCTCGGAGGAAAACGCCGGTGATCGTGAccctgaaagaaaatgaaagattctTTGGAGACAGTGCAGCAAGCATG GCGATTAAGAATCCAAAGGCTACGCTACGTTACTTCCAACACCTCCTGGGGAAGCAGGCAGATAACCCCCATGTAGCTCTTTACCAGGCCCGCTTCCCGGAGCACGAGCTGACTTTCGACCCACAGAGGCAGACTGTGCACTTTCAGATCAGCTC GCAGCTGCAGTTCTCACCTGAGGAAGTGTTGGGCATGGTTCTCAATTATTCTCGTTCTCTAGCTGAAGATTTTGCAG AGCAGCCCATCAAGGATGCAGTGATCACCGTGCCAGTCTTCTTCAACCAGGCCGAGCGCCGAGCTGTGCTGCAGGCTGCTCGTATGGCTGGCCTCAAAGTGCTGCAGCTCATCAATGACAACACCGCCACTGCCCTCAGCTATGGTGTCTTCCGCCGGAAAGATATTAACACCACTGCCCAG AATATCATGTTCTATGACATGGGCTCAGGCAGCACCGTATGCACCATTGTGACCTACCAGATGGTGAAGACTAAGGAAGCTGGGATGCAGCCACAGCTGCAGATCCGGGGAGTAGG ATTTGACCGTACCCTGGGGGGCCTGGAGATGGAGCTCCGGCTTCGAGAACGCCTGGCTGGGCTTTTCAATGAGCAGCGCAAGGGTCAGAGAGCAAAGGATGTGCGGGAGAACCCGCGTGCCATGGCCAAGCTGCTGCGTGAGGCTAATCGGCTCAAAACTGTCCTCAGTGCCAACGCTGACCACATGGCACAG ATTGAAGGCCTGATGGATGATGTGGACTTCAAGGCAAAAGTGACTCGTGTGGAATTTGAGGAGTTGTGTGCAGACTTGTTTGAGCGGGTGCCTGGGCCTGTACAGCAGGCCCTCCAGAGTGCCGAAATGAGTCTG GATGAGATTGAGCAGGTGATCCTGGTGGGTGGGGCCACTCGGGTCCCCAAAGTTCAGGAGGTGCTGCTGAAGGCTGTGGGCAA ggaggagctggggaaGAACATCAATGCAGATGAAGCAGCCGCCATGGGGGCAGTGTACCAGGCAGCTGCGCTCAGCAAAGCCTTTAAAGTGAAGCCATTTGTCGTCCGAGATGCAGTGGTCTACCCCATCCTG GTGGAGTTCAcgagggaggtggaggaggagcctGGGATTCACAGCCTGAAGCACAATAAACGGGTACTCTTCTCTCGGATGGGGCCCTACCCTCAACGCAAAGTCATCACCTTTAACCGCTACAGCCATGATTTCAACTTCCACATCAACTACGGTGACCTGGGCTTCCTGGGGCCTGAAGATCTTCG GGTATTTGGCTCCCAGAATCTGACCACAGTGAAGCTAAAAGGGGTGGGTGACAGCTTCAAGAAGTATCCTGACTACGAGTCCAAGGGCATCAAGGCTCACTTCAACCTGGATGAGAGTGGCGTGCTCAGTCTAGACAGG GTGGAGTCTGTATTTGAGACACTGGTAGAGGACAGCCCAGAAGAGGAATCTACTCTCACCA AACTTGGCAACACCATTTCCAGCCTGTTTGGAGGCGGTACCACACCAGATGCCAAGGAGAACGGTACTGATACTGTCCAG gaggaagaggagagcccTGCAGAGGGGAACAAGGACGAGCCTGGGGAGCAGGTGGAGCTcaaggaggaagctgaggccccaGTGGAGGATGGCTctcagcccccaccccctgaACCTAAGGGAGATGCAACCCCTGAGGGAGAAAAggccacagaaaaagaaaatggggacAAGTCTGAGGCCCAG AAACCAAgtgagaaggcagaggcagggcctGAGGGCGTCGCTCCAGCcccagagggagagaagaagcagAAGCCCGCCAGGAAGCGGCGAATGGTAGAGGAGATCGGGGTGGAGCTGGTTGTTCTGGACCTGCCTGACTTGCCAGAGGATAAGCTGGCTCAGTCGGTGCAGAA ACTTCAGGACTTGACACTCCGAGACCTGGAGAAGCAGGAACGGGAAAAAGCTGCCAACAGCTTGGAAGCGTTCATATTTGAGACCCAG GACAAGCTGTACCAGCCCGAGTACCAGGAAGTGTCCACAGAGGAGCAGCGTGAGGAGATCTCTGGGAAGCTCAGCGCCGCATCCACCTGGCTGGAGGATGAGGGTGTTGGAGCCACCACAGTG ATGTTGAAGGAGAAGCTGGCTGAGCTGAGGAAGCTGTGCCAAGGGCTATTTTTTCGGGTAGAGGAGCGCAAGAAGTGGCCCGAACGGCTGTCTGCCCTCGATAATCTCCTCAACCATTCCAGCATGTTCCTCAA GGGGGCCCGGCTCATCCCAGAGATGGACCAGATCTTCACTGAGGTGGAGATGACAACGTTAGAGAAAGTCATCAATGAGACCTGG GCCTGGAAGAATGCAACTCTGGCCGAGCAGGCCAAGCTGCCCGCCACAGAGAAGCCTGTGTTGCTCTCAAAAGACATTGAAGCTAAGATGATGGCCCTGGACCGAGAGGTGCAGTATCTGCTCAATAAGGCCAAGTTTACCaagccccggccccggcccaaGGACAAGAATGGGACCCGGGCAGAGCCACCCCTCAATGCCAGTGCCAGTGACCAGGGGGAGAAGGTCATCCCTCCAGCAG GCCAGACTGAAGATGCAGAGCCCATTTCAGAACCTGAGAAAGTAGAGACTG CAGGATCCGAGCCAGGAGACACTGAGCCTTTGGAGTTAGGAGGTCCTGAAGCAG aacctgaacaaaaagaacaatcgACAGGACAGAAGCAGCCTTTGAAGAACGACGAACTATAA
- the HYOU1 gene encoding hypoxia up-regulated protein 1 isoform X5, translating to MWQSRGPMLFHLGLCVGAAGMIREWFVPIRREKGRSRLLCPGGTMAVKVRRQRPRRRVCWALVAVLLADLLALSDTLAVMSVDLGSESMKVAIVKPGVPMEIVLNKESRRKTPVIVTLKENERFFGDSAASMAIKNPKATLRYFQHLLGKQADNPHVALYQARFPEHELTFDPQRQTVHFQISSQLQFSPEEVLGMVLNYSRSLAEDFAEQPIKDAVITVPVFFNQAERRAVLQAARMAGLKVLQLINDNTATALSYGVFRRKDINTTAQNIMFYDMGSGSTVCTIVTYQMVKTKEAGMQPQLQIRGVGFDRTLGGLEMELRLRERLAGLFNEQRKGQRAKDVRENPRAMAKLLREANRLKTVLSANADHMAQIEGLMDDVDFKAKVTRVEFEELCADLFERVPGPVQQALQSAEMSLDEIEQVILVGGATRVPKVQEVLLKAVGKEELGKNINADEAAAMGAVYQAAALSKAFKVKPFVVRDAVVYPILVEFTREVEEEPGIHSLKHNKRVLFSRMGPYPQRKVITFNRYSHDFNFHINYGDLGFLGPEDLRVFGSQNLTTVKLKGVGDSFKKYPDYESKGIKAHFNLDESGVLSLDRVESVFETLVEDSPEEESTLTKLGNTISSLFGGGTTPDAKENGTDTVQEEEESPAEGNKDEPGEQVELKEEAEAPVEDGSQPPPPEPKGDATPEGEKATEKENGDKSEAQKPSEKAEAGPEGVAPAPEGEKKQKPARKRRMVEEIGVELVVLDLPDLPEDKLAQSVQKLQDLTLRDLEKQEREKAANSLEAFIFETQDKLYQPEYQEVSTEEQREEISGKLSAASTWLEDEGVGATTVMLKEKLAELRKLCQGLFFRVEERKKWPERLSALDNLLNHSSMFLKGARLIPEMDQIFTEVEMTTLEKVINETWAWKNATLAEQAKLPATEKPVLLSKDIEAKMMALDREVQYLLNKAKFTKPRPRPKDKNGTRAEPPLNASASDQGEKVIPPAGQTEDAEPISEPEKVETAGSEPGDTEPLELGGPEAEPEQKEQSTGQKQPLKNDEL from the exons ATGTGGCAAAGCCGAGGACCCATGCTCTTTCACTTGGGCCTTTGTGTGGGCGCTGCTGGGATGATTAGAGAATGGTTTGTACCCAtcaggagggagaaggggagaagtAGGCTGCTCTGCCCTGG GGGCACTATGGCAGTCAAAGTTAGGAGGCAGAGGCCGAGGAGGCGAGTCTGTTGGGCCTTGGTGGCTGTGCTCTTGGCAGACCTGTTGGCACTGAGTG ATACACTGGCAGTGATGTCTGTGGACCTGGGCAGTGAGTCCATGAAGGTGGCCATCGTCAAACCTGGAGTGCCCATGGAAATTGTCTTGAATAA GGAATCTCGGAGGAAAACGCCGGTGATCGTGAccctgaaagaaaatgaaagattctTTGGAGACAGTGCAGCAAGCATG GCGATTAAGAATCCAAAGGCTACGCTACGTTACTTCCAACACCTCCTGGGGAAGCAGGCAGATAACCCCCATGTAGCTCTTTACCAGGCCCGCTTCCCGGAGCACGAGCTGACTTTCGACCCACAGAGGCAGACTGTGCACTTTCAGATCAGCTC GCAGCTGCAGTTCTCACCTGAGGAAGTGTTGGGCATGGTTCTCAATTATTCTCGTTCTCTAGCTGAAGATTTTGCAG AGCAGCCCATCAAGGATGCAGTGATCACCGTGCCAGTCTTCTTCAACCAGGCCGAGCGCCGAGCTGTGCTGCAGGCTGCTCGTATGGCTGGCCTCAAAGTGCTGCAGCTCATCAATGACAACACCGCCACTGCCCTCAGCTATGGTGTCTTCCGCCGGAAAGATATTAACACCACTGCCCAG AATATCATGTTCTATGACATGGGCTCAGGCAGCACCGTATGCACCATTGTGACCTACCAGATGGTGAAGACTAAGGAAGCTGGGATGCAGCCACAGCTGCAGATCCGGGGAGTAGG ATTTGACCGTACCCTGGGGGGCCTGGAGATGGAGCTCCGGCTTCGAGAACGCCTGGCTGGGCTTTTCAATGAGCAGCGCAAGGGTCAGAGAGCAAAGGATGTGCGGGAGAACCCGCGTGCCATGGCCAAGCTGCTGCGTGAGGCTAATCGGCTCAAAACTGTCCTCAGTGCCAACGCTGACCACATGGCACAG ATTGAAGGCCTGATGGATGATGTGGACTTCAAGGCAAAAGTGACTCGTGTGGAATTTGAGGAGTTGTGTGCAGACTTGTTTGAGCGGGTGCCTGGGCCTGTACAGCAGGCCCTCCAGAGTGCCGAAATGAGTCTG GATGAGATTGAGCAGGTGATCCTGGTGGGTGGGGCCACTCGGGTCCCCAAAGTTCAGGAGGTGCTGCTGAAGGCTGTGGGCAA ggaggagctggggaaGAACATCAATGCAGATGAAGCAGCCGCCATGGGGGCAGTGTACCAGGCAGCTGCGCTCAGCAAAGCCTTTAAAGTGAAGCCATTTGTCGTCCGAGATGCAGTGGTCTACCCCATCCTG GTGGAGTTCAcgagggaggtggaggaggagcctGGGATTCACAGCCTGAAGCACAATAAACGGGTACTCTTCTCTCGGATGGGGCCCTACCCTCAACGCAAAGTCATCACCTTTAACCGCTACAGCCATGATTTCAACTTCCACATCAACTACGGTGACCTGGGCTTCCTGGGGCCTGAAGATCTTCG GGTATTTGGCTCCCAGAATCTGACCACAGTGAAGCTAAAAGGGGTGGGTGACAGCTTCAAGAAGTATCCTGACTACGAGTCCAAGGGCATCAAGGCTCACTTCAACCTGGATGAGAGTGGCGTGCTCAGTCTAGACAGG GTGGAGTCTGTATTTGAGACACTGGTAGAGGACAGCCCAGAAGAGGAATCTACTCTCACCA AACTTGGCAACACCATTTCCAGCCTGTTTGGAGGCGGTACCACACCAGATGCCAAGGAGAACGGTACTGATACTGTCCAG gaggaagaggagagcccTGCAGAGGGGAACAAGGACGAGCCTGGGGAGCAGGTGGAGCTcaaggaggaagctgaggccccaGTGGAGGATGGCTctcagcccccaccccctgaACCTAAGGGAGATGCAACCCCTGAGGGAGAAAAggccacagaaaaagaaaatggggacAAGTCTGAGGCCCAG AAACCAAgtgagaaggcagaggcagggcctGAGGGCGTCGCTCCAGCcccagagggagagaagaagcagAAGCCCGCCAGGAAGCGGCGAATGGTAGAGGAGATCGGGGTGGAGCTGGTTGTTCTGGACCTGCCTGACTTGCCAGAGGATAAGCTGGCTCAGTCGGTGCAGAA ACTTCAGGACTTGACACTCCGAGACCTGGAGAAGCAGGAACGGGAAAAAGCTGCCAACAGCTTGGAAGCGTTCATATTTGAGACCCAG GACAAGCTGTACCAGCCCGAGTACCAGGAAGTGTCCACAGAGGAGCAGCGTGAGGAGATCTCTGGGAAGCTCAGCGCCGCATCCACCTGGCTGGAGGATGAGGGTGTTGGAGCCACCACAGTG ATGTTGAAGGAGAAGCTGGCTGAGCTGAGGAAGCTGTGCCAAGGGCTATTTTTTCGGGTAGAGGAGCGCAAGAAGTGGCCCGAACGGCTGTCTGCCCTCGATAATCTCCTCAACCATTCCAGCATGTTCCTCAA GGGGGCCCGGCTCATCCCAGAGATGGACCAGATCTTCACTGAGGTGGAGATGACAACGTTAGAGAAAGTCATCAATGAGACCTGG GCCTGGAAGAATGCAACTCTGGCCGAGCAGGCCAAGCTGCCCGCCACAGAGAAGCCTGTGTTGCTCTCAAAAGACATTGAAGCTAAGATGATGGCCCTGGACCGAGAGGTGCAGTATCTGCTCAATAAGGCCAAGTTTACCaagccccggccccggcccaaGGACAAGAATGGGACCCGGGCAGAGCCACCCCTCAATGCCAGTGCCAGTGACCAGGGGGAGAAGGTCATCCCTCCAGCAG GCCAGACTGAAGATGCAGAGCCCATTTCAGAACCTGAGAAAGTAGAGACTG CAGGATCCGAGCCAGGAGACACTGAGCCTTTGGAGTTAGGAGGTCCTGAAGCAG aacctgaacaaaaagaacaatcgACAGGACAGAAGCAGCCTTTGAAGAACGACGAACTATAA